The Polaribacter sp. KT25b genome contains the following window.
AACCTTTTATTAGAAACGAAGAAAATTTAGTTCTTATATCTAAAATAGGTTTTCATAAAGAACTTATAAAGGTTACTATATTTTACAATAGTGAAGTTATTTTAGCTGAAACTATTGATAATGAAACAATGTTAAAAAGAGCTTACAGATTAGATGAAAAATTAAAAGGTAATTATAAAGTTATTGTTTCTAGCAATAATAAAAGTTACTCAAATGAATTTAAATATTAGTTTTAGTTGATTATTAGTTAAATGTGGATTTAACGGAACAACGAGCCTTAATTGGCTCGTTTTTTTTTGCTCTAATTTTAAAATCAAACAACTTAAGCTTCAATAAATATTAGCCTTCCTTTTCTACAAAAAAATACATTTATTAAATAACTATACTTTCTTAAAATAATAACATTATGTTTCTCTCTAAAGAAATATTGCTATTATCATAATATTTCTAATACCTTAACTCTAATGATTATTATAGCAAAGAATTATAAAATTACCCTATTTATACGCTATTTTAACCCACTGTTTTATTAACATTAAATTTACAGTTAAAATAAAACACAAACATGCCAATTGTGTTGTTTTTAAAACTAAACCTCTACTATAACTTTGCAGTATAAATTAGTAAAGATTTATATTATGAAAACAATTAAAAGAAAAGTATTAGTAGTAGTTTTTATGTTGGGAACATTATTAAACTACGCAAACAATGAAAGTGATTTTAACAAAATTGTAAATGTTACTAAAGTAAAAGTAGTATTTGAAAATGTTAAAAAAGGACAACAATTAACTGTTAACGATCAAAATGGAATTCAACTTCATTCTGAAACTATTTCTACAGAAGGATCACTAATTAAATTTTTTGATTTATCGCCTTTAAATAATGGTTTATACACTATAGAATTACATAAAGAATTTGAAGTTATTATTAAATCTCTTGAAGTTAAAGATAAAAAAGTGGTTTTTATTAAAGAATCAGAAAAGAAAATATTTAAACCAGTTATTAGAAATGAAGAAAATCTGGTTTTAATTTCTAAAATAAATTTTGATAAAAAGCCTTTAAAAATTGATTTATACTTTAATGGTAAAGTTATTTATTCTGAAATAGTAAAAAATGAAGAATATTTAAAGAGAGCTTACAGATTAGACAATGAAATAAAAGGAGATTATAAAATTATTGTTTCTAGCAATGATAATAATTACACAAAAAAATTTAAAATTTAGTTTTAGTTGATTAGATTATTGGTTAAATGTGGATTTAACGAAAAAACGAGTCTTAATTGACTCGTTTTTTTTGCTCTAATTTTAAATAAAACAACTTAAGCATCAATACATATTAGCCTTCCTTTTCCTCAAAAAACAAATCCATTTATTAAATAACTATACTTTCTTAAAATAATAACATTAAGTTTCTCTCTAATGATTATTATAGCAAAGAATTATAAAATTATATATTCTATTTTAACCAACATATTTGTTAACATTAAATTTACAGTTAAAATAAAACACAAAAATACCAATTGTGTTGTTTTTAAAACCAAACTCCTACTATAACTTTGCAGTATAAATTATTAAAAATTTATATTATGAAAACAATTAAAAGAAAAGTATTAGTAGTAGTTTTTATGTTGGGAACATTATTAAACTACGCAAACAATGAAAATGATTTTAACAAAATTGTAAATGTTACTAAAGTAAAAGTAGTATTTGAAAATGTTAAAAAAGGACAACAATTAACTGTTAACGATCAAAATGGAATTCAACTTCATTCTGAAACTATTTCTACAGAAGGATCACTAATTAAATTTTTTGATTTATCGCCTTTAAATAATGGTTTATACACTATAGAATTACATAAAGAATTTGAAGTTATCATTAAATCTCTAGAAGTTATAGATAAAAAAGTGGTTTTTATTAAAGAATCAGAAGAAAAAATATTTAAACCAGTTATTAGAAATGAAGAAAATCTGGTTTTAATTTCTAAAATAAATTTTAATAAAGAACCTTTAAAAATTACTTTGTACTTTAATGGTAAACTTATTTATTCTGAAGTAATAAAAAATGAAGAATATTTAAAGAGAGCTTACAGATTAGACAATGAAATAAAAGGAGATTATACAGTTATTGTTTATTACAATGATTACAATTATACCAAAGATTTTAAAATTTAAAAAATAGTTTTAGTTGATGTTATGTTAAACTCTGAATTTAACAAAAAAGCGGGTCTTAATTGGCTCGTTTTTTTTGCTCTAATTTTAGAGCAAAAAACTTAGAGTTTCATCAGCAAGAATAATCTTTACTATTTTATCATTTTTATTCATTTATAAATCAAACTATTATAAATAATTATAATATTAACCAAAACATATGTTATTTTAACTTTAAGAGTTATTAACATTAAATTTACAGTTAAAATAAAATACAAATATGCCAATTGTGTTGTTTTTAAAACTAAAGTTCTACCATAAATTTGCAGTATAAATTAGTAAAGATTTATATTATGAAAACAATCAAAAGAAGAATATTAGTAGTAGTTTTTATGTTAGGAACATTATTAAACTACGCAAACAACGACAATGAAATTAACAAAACTATAAATGCTAGTAAAGTAAAAATAGTATTTGAAAACGTTAAAAAAGGACAGCAATTAACTGTTAACGATAAAAATGGAGTTCAACTTCATTCTGAAACTATTTATACAAAAGGAAAACTAATTAAATTTTTCGATTTATCTCCTTTAAATGATGGTTTATACACTATAGAATTACACAAAGAGTTTGAAGTTATCATTAAATCTCTGGAAGTTAAAGATAAAAAAGTGGTTTTTATTAAAGATTCAGAAAAAGTAATCTTCAAACCTCTTATCAGAAATGAAGAAAACAGAATTTTTATTTCTAAAATAAATTTTGATAAAAAACCTTTAAAAATTGATTTATATTTTAATGGTGAAATTGTTTATTCTGAAACAGTAAAAAATCAAGAATTCTTAAATAGAGTATTAAGATTAGATGATGAAATAGCAGGTGATTATAAAATAACTGTTAATTTTGATGATGATAATAATTATACCAAAGAATTTAAATTATAAGTAAGTAATTGTTCAAATTAGAGTGTGTTAATAAAAAAACGAGCCGTAATTGGCTCGTTTTTTTATTTATAAACATGTTAAATCGTTTTTATTCTCCAGGAAAATTAGGTTTCCTTTTTTCTAAAAAAGCAGTTGTTCCTTCTTTAAAATCATTGGTACCAAAACAATTTCCAAATTCTTCAATTTCTACATCAAAACCATTTACACCATCTTCAAAATTTGCATTTACAGCTCTAATTGCAGCAGAAATTGCTACAGATGAGTTTCGCATAATTTTACTAGCAATTTTTTCTGCTAATGGTAATAATTCTTCTTGAGTAGTTACATGATTTACCAAACCACAATTAAAAGCTTCATCTGCAGGAATCATTGTTGCAGTCATAATCATTTCCATAGCTTTACCTTTACCAACTAATTGCGGCAAACGTTGTGTACCGCCATAACCAGGAATTACACCTAAAGAAACTTCTGGCAAACCCATTTTTGCATTATTTGATGCAATTCTAAAATGACACGCCATTGCCAATTCTAAACCGCCACCTAAAGCAAAACCATTAATTGCGGCAATTACTGGCGTTGATAAATTTTCTATTAAATTAAATAATATTTCTTGTCCTTTTTTTGCTA
Protein-coding sequences here:
- a CDS encoding enoyl-CoA hydratase/isomerase family protein, translating into MKFDNILVEKNNKIAQVTINRPNKLNALNKAIIHELSEAFKALEGDNDIKVIVLTGSGDKAFVAGADISEFSHFSVDEGGTLAKKGQEILFNLIENLSTPVIAAINGFALGGGLELAMACHFRIASNNAKMGLPEVSLGVIPGYGGTQRLPQLVGKGKAMEMIMTATMIPADEAFNCGLVNHVTTQEELLPLAEKIASKIMRNSSVAISAAIRAVNANFEDGVNGFDVEIEEFGNCFGTNDFKEGTTAFLEKRKPNFPGE